In one Pseudarthrobacter oxydans genomic region, the following are encoded:
- a CDS encoding SLC13 family permease, whose amino-acid sequence MTAVQIIPLAILVVMFIVATKWPLNIGVMGLVASFGVGYFMLGMTDREILAEFPASIVLTIIGVTYFFSMAQRNGTIDIIVQTCVRLVRGRTLLLPWVFFLMAAALTALGTFSPAAVALLAPAAIGFAYESRIHPVLMGAFIINGAHAGGFSPLSVAGVLVHGIAAENGFPISQGSLFAASFAVNLILSVLTIVLFALTGRLRDSKGGQHADVDTSPSGRPHGQQIVTLALIVVMLVCTLGFRMPIGFVALSAGLLLALINIKEHQTFIGGISWSTVLLVAGMITYVSLLQHVGVIDTLAGHALALGAPLVIALVLCYVIGVGSAFASSTALLTAFIPLAGPLLATSSLSASGTVAALAIAATVVDVSPFSTDGALIVANAREDDRQRVYRQLMAYAGAVVLAGPLLAWALLVPMGIV is encoded by the coding sequence ATGACAGCTGTTCAGATCATCCCACTCGCCATCCTCGTGGTGATGTTTATCGTCGCCACGAAGTGGCCGCTGAACATCGGGGTGATGGGGCTGGTGGCGTCCTTCGGCGTCGGCTACTTCATGCTTGGAATGACAGATAGGGAGATCCTGGCGGAGTTCCCCGCCAGCATCGTCCTGACCATCATTGGGGTCACCTACTTCTTCAGCATGGCCCAGCGGAACGGCACGATCGACATCATTGTCCAGACGTGCGTGCGCCTCGTGAGGGGAAGGACCCTGCTGCTTCCCTGGGTGTTCTTTCTCATGGCCGCTGCACTGACGGCACTGGGAACCTTTTCCCCCGCCGCCGTCGCCCTGCTGGCCCCGGCCGCCATCGGCTTTGCCTACGAATCCCGCATCCATCCCGTGCTGATGGGCGCCTTCATCATCAATGGCGCCCATGCGGGGGGCTTTTCCCCGTTGTCCGTGGCCGGCGTCCTGGTGCACGGGATTGCAGCGGAAAACGGCTTTCCCATTTCCCAAGGCTCGCTTTTCGCCGCGAGCTTTGCCGTCAACCTCATCCTGTCAGTCCTGACCATCGTGCTGTTCGCCCTTACAGGCAGGCTTCGCGACAGTAAGGGTGGCCAGCACGCGGATGTTGATACGTCACCTTCCGGGCGCCCGCATGGCCAGCAGATCGTCACTCTGGCCTTGATTGTGGTGATGCTGGTGTGCACGCTGGGCTTCCGCATGCCCATCGGTTTTGTTGCCCTTTCCGCCGGCCTCCTCCTGGCACTGATCAACATCAAGGAACACCAGACCTTCATCGGCGGCATCTCGTGGTCCACTGTCCTGCTGGTGGCGGGCATGATCACCTATGTCTCCCTGCTCCAGCACGTGGGAGTGATTGATACCCTCGCCGGGCATGCCCTGGCATTGGGCGCGCCGCTGGTCATTGCCCTCGTCCTTTGTTATGTCATCGGCGTTGGCTCGGCCTTTGCCTCCTCAACAGCTTTGCTGACTGCCTTCATCCCGTTGGCGGGCCCGCTGCTGGCCACCAGTTCCCTGAGCGCCTCCGGTACGGTCGCCGCCCTGGCCATCGCCGCCACAGTGGTTGATGTGTCCCCCTTCTCCACGGACGGTGCGCTGATCGTTGCCAACGCACGGGAGGATGACCGGCAGCGCGTATACCGCCAACTGATGGCCTACGCCGGCGCGGTGGTGCTGGCCGGCCCGCTGCTGGCCTGGGCCTTGCTGGTACCGATGGGCATCGTGTGA
- a CDS encoding pyridoxamine 5'-phosphate oxidase family protein — translation MGMTQPGSNTEVLTEAECWKYLRSSYIGRLAVINGTAPEIFPVNIVAAEEALYFRTAPGTKLRSLLAGAAVALETDGLNAYSTEVWSVVVKGIPEPVEDGVLPLELADPDREPWEPGLKEHLVRINPTEVTGRRFAVHTRTRWWPPLDFSSDWT, via the coding sequence ATGGGCATGACACAGCCGGGATCGAACACCGAGGTCCTCACTGAAGCGGAGTGCTGGAAGTACCTGCGCTCCTCGTACATCGGCAGGCTGGCGGTCATCAACGGGACCGCCCCCGAGATTTTTCCGGTGAACATCGTGGCGGCAGAGGAGGCACTCTATTTTCGGACTGCCCCTGGCACCAAGTTGCGTTCCTTGCTCGCAGGGGCCGCTGTGGCGCTGGAGACGGACGGGCTGAACGCGTACAGCACCGAGGTGTGGAGCGTGGTGGTCAAAGGCATTCCCGAGCCCGTGGAAGACGGCGTCTTGCCCCTGGAGCTTGCGGACCCGGACCGTGAACCTTGGGAACCAGGCCTCAAGGAGCACCTGGTTCGGATCAACCCCACCGAGGTCACCGGACGCAGGTTCGCTGTCCACACGCGGACGCGGTGGTGGCCGCCGCTGGATTTCTCGTCGGACTGGACGTAG
- a CDS encoding SRPBCC family protein gives MKPIIGEIVIAAPIEAVFDFVADETNEPLYNPRMMQVEKLTPGPVGLGTRYAAVMKGRRRSRVTIECTGFNRPRSLKSHSRTAGLDITGGLTFAPQGNHCRLRWVWRLEPHGPLRLLGPLVRAVGNRREQATWMALKEYLELRQPAGQV, from the coding sequence ATGAAGCCGATCATCGGAGAAATAGTGATCGCCGCCCCGATCGAGGCAGTCTTCGATTTCGTGGCGGACGAAACCAACGAGCCCCTCTACAACCCACGCATGATGCAGGTGGAGAAGCTCACGCCCGGGCCCGTTGGGCTCGGGACCCGGTACGCCGCCGTCATGAAGGGGCGGCGCCGCTCCCGCGTGACCATCGAATGCACGGGGTTCAACCGTCCCCGTTCGCTGAAATCGCACAGCCGGACTGCCGGCCTGGACATCACCGGCGGACTGACTTTCGCCCCGCAAGGAAACCACTGCAGGCTCCGCTGGGTCTGGAGGCTGGAGCCGCACGGCCCGCTGCGGCTTCTCGGACCCCTGGTGAGGGCCGTGGGCAACCGCCGGGAACAGGCCACCTGGATGGCGCTGAAGGAATACCTGGAGCTGCGCCAGCCTGCCGGGCAAGTCTAG
- the ppsA gene encoding phosphoenolpyruvate synthase — translation MTTDILWFSELGLKDLDRVGGKNASLGEMVQNLTSAGVQVPDGFATTADAYRRFLADSGLDQKIADRLVGLDTDDVTALAAAGQEIRSLVRGTPFLPDFEEQIRNSYQQLVEKHGGSADLSWAVRSSATAEDLPDASFAGQQETFLNVRGIENILQAIKDVFASLYNDRAIAYRVHHKFEHADVALSAGVQRMVRSDVGSSGVMFTMDTESGFQDAVFVTSSYGLGEAVVQGAVNPDEFYVYKPALAAGRPAILKRGLGEKALQMTYTNSQEVGRTIDFVPVEASLRSRFSLSDDDVEQLARHAVAIEKHYGRPMDIEWGKDGIDGGLYILQARPETVQSRRAPGSQTRFRLNETGPVLAEGRAIGQRIGAGSVRILTALDQMAAFQTGDVLVADMTDPDWEPIMKRASAIVTNRGGRTCHAAIIARELGIPAVVGTGHATDALSDGVEVTVSCADGETGVIYKGLLDFTVEETGITQLPEAPVKVMMNVGTPEQAFTFAQLPNHGVGLARLEFIINRQIGIHPKALLNLEDQAPDVADEIRERIAAYDSPRDYYIKRLAEGVATIAAAFAPEPVIVRMSDFKSNEYANLIGGPAYEPHEENPMLGFRGASRYLDPSFRDCFDLECEALSFVRNEMGLTNVKLMIPFVRTLDEARGVIDLLAENGLRRGENGLEVIMMCELPSNALLADEFLDYFDGFSIGSNDMTQLTLGLDRDSAVVAGGFDERDPAVKKLLAMAIRACRERGKYVGICGQGPSDHPDLAEWLVDQGIESVSLNPDTVVDTWIRLAESRQLAPQG, via the coding sequence ATGACAACAGACATCCTGTGGTTCTCCGAACTCGGGCTCAAGGACCTGGACCGGGTGGGCGGCAAGAATGCCTCCCTCGGCGAAATGGTGCAGAACCTGACCTCCGCCGGCGTACAGGTGCCGGACGGTTTCGCCACCACCGCTGACGCCTACCGCCGCTTCCTGGCAGACTCCGGCCTGGACCAGAAGATCGCCGACCGGCTGGTGGGCCTGGATACTGATGATGTGACGGCCTTGGCCGCAGCAGGCCAGGAGATCCGGTCCCTGGTGCGCGGGACGCCTTTCCTCCCGGACTTCGAAGAACAGATCCGGAACTCCTACCAGCAGCTGGTCGAGAAGCACGGCGGCTCCGCGGACCTCTCCTGGGCGGTGCGGTCCAGTGCGACCGCCGAAGATCTGCCCGACGCCTCCTTCGCCGGGCAGCAGGAAACCTTCCTGAACGTCCGCGGCATCGAGAACATCCTGCAGGCCATCAAGGACGTCTTCGCGTCCCTGTACAACGACCGGGCCATCGCCTACCGCGTCCACCACAAGTTCGAGCACGCCGACGTGGCACTTTCGGCCGGCGTCCAGCGGATGGTGCGCTCCGACGTCGGGTCCTCCGGTGTCATGTTCACCATGGACACCGAATCAGGCTTCCAGGACGCCGTTTTTGTCACCTCCTCCTACGGCCTGGGCGAAGCCGTCGTCCAGGGTGCCGTGAACCCGGACGAGTTCTACGTGTACAAGCCGGCCCTGGCGGCCGGCCGCCCCGCCATCCTTAAGCGCGGCCTGGGCGAGAAAGCCCTCCAGATGACGTACACGAACAGCCAGGAAGTGGGCCGCACCATCGACTTCGTGCCGGTGGAGGCTTCCCTGCGCTCGCGCTTCAGCCTCAGCGACGACGACGTCGAGCAGCTCGCCCGGCACGCCGTCGCCATCGAGAAGCACTACGGCCGGCCCATGGACATTGAGTGGGGCAAGGACGGCATTGACGGCGGCCTGTACATCCTGCAGGCACGCCCGGAAACCGTGCAGTCCCGCCGTGCCCCCGGCAGCCAGACCCGCTTCCGCCTCAACGAAACCGGCCCGGTCCTGGCGGAAGGCCGTGCCATTGGCCAGCGCATCGGCGCCGGCAGCGTCCGCATCCTCACCGCACTCGACCAGATGGCGGCATTCCAGACGGGCGACGTCCTCGTCGCGGACATGACCGATCCCGACTGGGAACCGATCATGAAGCGCGCCTCCGCCATCGTCACAAACCGCGGCGGGCGGACCTGCCATGCCGCCATCATCGCCCGCGAGCTGGGGATCCCCGCGGTTGTGGGAACCGGCCACGCAACTGATGCGCTGTCCGACGGCGTCGAGGTCACTGTTTCCTGCGCCGACGGCGAGACCGGGGTCATCTACAAGGGGCTGCTGGACTTCACGGTCGAGGAAACCGGGATCACCCAACTGCCCGAGGCGCCGGTGAAAGTGATGATGAACGTGGGAACGCCGGAACAGGCGTTTACCTTTGCCCAGCTGCCCAACCACGGCGTGGGCCTTGCCCGCCTCGAGTTCATCATCAACCGCCAGATCGGCATCCACCCCAAAGCCTTGCTGAACCTTGAGGACCAGGCGCCGGACGTGGCTGATGAAATCCGGGAACGGATCGCCGCCTATGACAGCCCGCGCGACTACTACATCAAGCGCCTGGCCGAGGGTGTGGCCACCATCGCCGCCGCCTTCGCGCCTGAGCCGGTCATCGTGCGCATGTCCGATTTCAAGTCCAACGAGTATGCCAACCTCATCGGCGGGCCCGCCTACGAACCGCACGAAGAAAACCCGATGCTCGGTTTCCGCGGCGCCTCACGCTACCTCGATCCCTCGTTCCGGGACTGCTTCGACCTCGAGTGCGAGGCGCTGTCCTTCGTCCGCAACGAGATGGGCCTGACCAACGTCAAGCTCATGATCCCCTTCGTGCGGACCCTGGACGAGGCCCGCGGCGTTATCGACCTCCTCGCGGAGAACGGGCTGCGGCGCGGCGAAAATGGCCTCGAGGTCATCATGATGTGCGAACTGCCGTCCAACGCGCTGCTGGCGGACGAGTTCCTGGACTACTTCGACGGTTTCTCCATCGGCTCCAACGACATGACCCAGCTGACCCTGGGCCTTGACCGGGATTCGGCGGTGGTGGCCGGGGGCTTCGATGAGCGCGATCCTGCCGTGAAGAAGCTGTTGGCAATGGCAATTCGGGCCTGCAGGGAGCGCGGCAAGTACGTCGGTATCTGTGGCCAGGGCCCCAGCGACCACCCCGACCTGGCGGAGTGGCTGGTTGACCAGGGCATCGAGTCCGTCTCCCTCAACCCGGACACCGTGGTGGACACCTGGATCAGGCTTGCTGAAAGCAGGCAGCTGGCCCCCCAGGGCTGA
- a CDS encoding pyruvate, water dikinase regulatory protein, whose product MSSGDLRPVYFLSDSTGITAETLGNTLLTQFPVNNFDRVTIPFITNAGQARSVVETIDGLAAKGLQPIVFSTAVNGEIRQILGTCQGIVVDLIGTHIGVLEQGLGTPASGEPGRAHGLGNAARYQSRMAAVEYAMEHDDGQSLRALEKAQVILVAPSRCGKTPTTMYLALQHGIFAANFPLVDEDFEREGLPKPLRPFVSKCFGLTTNPLRLSQVRTERRRGSPYASLRQCGFELRSAERLYESYGIPYLNSASVSIEEMAATILQKMNLKH is encoded by the coding sequence ATGAGCAGCGGCGATCTCCGTCCCGTCTACTTCCTCTCGGACAGCACCGGCATCACTGCGGAAACGCTCGGCAATACCCTGCTGACGCAGTTTCCCGTGAACAATTTCGACCGCGTAACAATCCCGTTCATCACCAACGCGGGGCAGGCGCGTTCCGTCGTCGAGACCATCGACGGCCTCGCTGCCAAGGGCCTGCAGCCCATTGTCTTTTCCACGGCGGTCAACGGCGAAATACGGCAGATCCTTGGCACCTGCCAGGGCATCGTCGTGGACCTCATCGGGACCCATATTGGAGTCCTGGAACAGGGGCTCGGCACGCCGGCCAGCGGGGAACCGGGCAGGGCGCACGGGCTGGGGAACGCTGCCCGATACCAGTCAAGGATGGCCGCGGTGGAGTACGCCATGGAGCACGACGACGGCCAGAGCCTGCGCGCATTGGAGAAGGCACAGGTCATCCTGGTGGCCCCCTCCCGGTGCGGCAAGACCCCCACCACCATGTACCTGGCCCTGCAGCACGGGATCTTCGCCGCCAACTTTCCCCTGGTGGACGAGGACTTTGAGCGGGAAGGACTGCCGAAACCGCTGAGGCCCTTTGTTTCGAAGTGTTTCGGCCTGACCACGAATCCGCTGCGGCTCAGCCAGGTCCGCACCGAACGGCGGCGCGGCTCCCCCTACGCTTCCCTGCGCCAGTGCGGGTTCGAGCTGCGCAGCGCGGAGCGCCTGTACGAGTCCTACGGGATTCCGTACCTGAATTCGGCCAGCGTGTCCATTGAGGAAATGGCGGCGACCATCCTCCAGAAGATGAACCTCAAGCATTAG
- a CDS encoding response regulator transcription factor produces MSSVRVLLVDDHPVVRAGLRAMLTEFEGISVAAEAADGTAALKELARLTVLGEGVDLVLMDLQMGAGMDGVAATAEIRRLAVPPPVLILTTYDTDADILAAVEAGASGYMLKDAPPEQIRQAVFAAAAGETVLAPRAAALLMKRITNPATSLTPREVQLLELLATGLSNRAIAKQVFISEATVKTHLVHIYGKLGVDNRTAAIAAATRRRIIRPPGQGT; encoded by the coding sequence ATGAGTAGCGTGCGGGTCCTGCTGGTCGATGACCATCCGGTGGTCCGGGCCGGCCTGAGGGCCATGCTCACAGAGTTTGAGGGCATCTCCGTCGCTGCGGAAGCGGCCGACGGCACGGCTGCGCTGAAGGAACTGGCGCGGCTCACGGTCCTGGGCGAAGGAGTGGACCTTGTCCTCATGGACCTGCAGATGGGGGCCGGCATGGACGGGGTAGCGGCCACCGCCGAAATCCGGAGGCTGGCGGTGCCGCCGCCCGTCCTGATCCTCACCACCTACGACACGGACGCGGACATCCTGGCCGCCGTGGAGGCAGGGGCCAGCGGTTACATGCTCAAGGACGCGCCGCCGGAACAGATCCGGCAGGCCGTGTTCGCGGCCGCAGCGGGGGAAACCGTCCTTGCACCGCGGGCGGCGGCCCTGCTCATGAAGCGGATCACCAACCCGGCCACCTCCCTCACCCCGCGAGAAGTCCAGCTGCTGGAGCTGTTGGCCACCGGGCTTTCCAACCGCGCCATTGCCAAACAGGTGTTCATTTCGGAGGCGACGGTCAAGACGCACCTGGTCCACATCTACGGGAAACTCGGCGTGGACAACCGGACGGCGGCCATCGCGGCTGCCACCCGGCGCCGGATCATCCGCCCGCCGGGGCAGGGCACGTAA
- a CDS encoding FtsX-like permease family protein: MFLALRDIRFAKGRFAMMGGVVALITLLLVMLSGLTAGLAEQSTSAIGKLGAAAGSPVDTVVFGAPGSSVPTASYTDSSVTAAQVDTWKHQPGVGSAEPLGITQTRAQGAAAGSGTANVAVFGVAPGSGLAPSDVSAGTAVVGASVAEALSLRQGDALDIGGVELSVSAVVEDQWYAHTSVVWTALPAWTALAHVSDGGQLATVVAVTHADGAAPDEAAANAAANTVSASRTGSFQALGSFKSENGSLTLMQAFLYGISSLVIVAFLTVWTIQRTRDIAVLKAMGAPGSYILRDAITQAALVLVAGAGAGGILGVAAGLLAAQAAPFLLTAATTLVPVVGIIALGLAGAALAVRRVTTIDPLLALGGN; the protein is encoded by the coding sequence GTGTTCCTCGCACTCCGCGACATCCGTTTCGCCAAGGGCCGGTTCGCCATGATGGGCGGCGTGGTGGCCCTGATCACCCTGCTGCTGGTCATGCTGTCCGGCCTGACTGCCGGGCTGGCCGAGCAGTCCACTTCCGCGATTGGCAAGCTGGGTGCTGCTGCCGGTTCGCCGGTGGACACGGTGGTGTTCGGCGCACCCGGTTCCAGTGTTCCCACGGCCTCCTACACTGACAGCTCAGTCACCGCCGCCCAGGTGGACACCTGGAAGCACCAGCCGGGTGTTGGCTCGGCCGAACCGCTGGGCATCACCCAAACCCGCGCCCAGGGTGCTGCCGCCGGCTCGGGCACGGCCAATGTGGCCGTCTTTGGTGTCGCTCCCGGAAGCGGGCTGGCGCCGTCCGACGTGTCAGCCGGCACTGCGGTGGTGGGCGCTTCGGTGGCGGAGGCGCTGTCCCTCAGGCAGGGCGACGCGCTGGACATCGGCGGCGTGGAACTTTCCGTCAGCGCCGTCGTCGAGGACCAGTGGTACGCCCACACGAGTGTTGTGTGGACGGCGCTTCCAGCGTGGACCGCGCTGGCACACGTGTCCGACGGCGGGCAGCTGGCCACCGTCGTCGCCGTCACCCATGCGGACGGTGCCGCCCCCGATGAAGCCGCAGCCAACGCCGCGGCCAACACAGTGAGCGCCTCACGGACCGGCTCGTTTCAGGCGCTGGGCTCGTTCAAGAGCGAGAACGGCTCCCTGACCCTGATGCAGGCTTTCCTGTACGGCATCTCGTCCCTGGTGATCGTGGCGTTCCTGACGGTATGGACCATCCAGCGGACCCGGGACATTGCCGTCCTGAAGGCCATGGGCGCCCCCGGCTCCTACATCCTTCGGGACGCCATCACCCAGGCCGCACTTGTCCTGGTGGCGGGGGCGGGCGCCGGCGGGATCCTGGGTGTTGCCGCCGGGCTCCTTGCCGCCCAGGCTGCCCCGTTCCTGCTCACGGCAGCCACCACGCTGGTGCCCGTCGTCGGAATTATTGCCCTGGGACTCGCCGGCGCGGCCCTCGCGGTGCGGCGCGTCACCACAATCGATCCCCTCCTCGCCCTCGGCGGGAACTAG
- a CDS encoding ABC transporter ATP-binding protein, translating to MNTMQFPASGPAPLSLADVTLEYPDGGGTTTALDRVSLTVQAGQLVSLVGPSGSGKSSLLATAATLVRPTRGQVTIDGTDTAGLRDRDLTALRRGKVGIIFQQPNLLPSLTAAEQLIISDHLRGKPAKAAGRKAAELLDVVGLSASAGKLPHQLSGGQRQRVNIARALMGNPKVLLVDEPTAALDHERSTSIIRLLREVTSEFNVATVMVTHDTEFVPLTDVVATMRDGVLTAPVLTGA from the coding sequence ATGAACACCATGCAGTTTCCTGCCTCCGGGCCCGCTCCCCTGAGCCTGGCCGACGTCACCCTCGAATACCCGGACGGGGGCGGAACAACAACGGCCCTGGACCGGGTCAGCCTCACCGTGCAGGCGGGGCAGCTGGTCTCCCTGGTGGGGCCGTCGGGGTCCGGCAAATCAAGCCTGCTGGCCACCGCCGCCACCCTGGTCCGGCCCACCCGGGGACAGGTGACCATCGACGGCACCGATACCGCCGGGCTCAGGGACAGGGACCTTACCGCCCTGCGGCGCGGCAAGGTGGGCATCATCTTCCAGCAGCCCAACCTGCTCCCCTCCCTGACGGCCGCCGAACAGCTCATCATCAGCGACCATTTGCGGGGAAAGCCCGCCAAAGCGGCCGGCAGGAAAGCCGCCGAACTCCTGGACGTGGTCGGACTGTCCGCGAGCGCCGGCAAACTGCCGCACCAGCTTTCCGGCGGCCAGCGCCAGCGGGTGAACATCGCCCGGGCACTGATGGGGAACCCGAAAGTCCTGCTGGTGGACGAGCCGACGGCAGCCCTGGACCACGAACGCAGCACATCGATCATCCGACTCCTGCGCGAGGTCACCTCGGAATTCAACGTGGCCACGGTGATGGTCACCCACGACACCGAATTCGTGCCGCTGACCGACGTTGTGGCCACCATGCGGGACGGCGTCCTCACGGCCCCGGTCCTGACGGGCGCCTGA
- a CDS encoding ZIP family zinc transporter: MLLWLQALLWGTAAGGALVLGAALSWRWNLPAKLVSSVMSFGAGVLISALAFELVDEAVQGGGLWPTVAGFLAGSVVYVAANMTLSRAGAKHRKRSGNQQPSEAENPGSGTAIAFGALLDGVPESVVLGVGMLAGGAVSPAMMAAVFISNVPEGLSGSAGMKKAGRSARYVFGLWGGIAVLCGVASLIGYVALENAPGAVVAFITAVAAGGILAMLADTMIPEAFEEHHNLTGLTASLGFLAAFTIHHLGE, encoded by the coding sequence ATGCTGCTGTGGTTGCAGGCTTTGTTATGGGGCACGGCCGCCGGAGGGGCGCTGGTCCTGGGGGCGGCGTTGTCCTGGCGCTGGAACCTGCCGGCCAAGCTGGTCTCCTCCGTCATGTCCTTCGGGGCAGGCGTGCTCATATCGGCCCTGGCCTTCGAACTGGTGGACGAGGCCGTGCAGGGTGGCGGGCTGTGGCCCACGGTGGCCGGCTTCCTGGCAGGCTCCGTGGTGTATGTCGCAGCCAACATGACGCTGTCCCGGGCCGGAGCCAAGCATCGGAAACGCTCCGGGAACCAGCAGCCGTCCGAGGCGGAAAATCCCGGCAGCGGCACCGCCATTGCCTTCGGTGCCCTCCTGGACGGCGTCCCGGAATCCGTGGTCCTGGGCGTGGGCATGCTGGCAGGCGGAGCCGTCAGCCCGGCCATGATGGCCGCCGTCTTCATCTCCAACGTCCCCGAGGGCCTCTCCGGAAGTGCCGGCATGAAGAAGGCCGGCCGCAGTGCCCGCTATGTCTTCGGACTGTGGGGCGGCATCGCCGTGCTGTGCGGGGTGGCCTCGCTTATTGGCTACGTCGCGCTGGAAAACGCTCCCGGCGCAGTGGTGGCGTTCATCACCGCGGTGGCCGCCGGCGGCATCCTGGCCATGCTGGCGGACACCATGATCCCGGAGGCCTTCGAGGAGCACCACAACCTCACCGGATTAACAGCCTCCCTGGGGTTCCTCGCCGCCTTCACGATCCACCACCTCGGTGAATAG
- a CDS encoding sensor histidine kinase, which produces MGDQTAFDGDVIAVGGVLTDQHPVDFRTLGLAGCIDRLTGPLRQHGTAVRWDTPHWGIEIPADCASLLYQSAREALSNAYKYSDASRLTVQLAAVDHGIRLVVSDDGTGFDSELATCGRHHGYGLRLMAVAVHEAGGSLDIRSSPGHGTSVTVTLPLD; this is translated from the coding sequence ATGGGAGACCAAACAGCTTTTGACGGCGACGTCATTGCCGTAGGAGGCGTCCTCACGGATCAGCATCCGGTGGACTTCCGCACACTGGGGCTTGCCGGCTGCATTGACCGGCTCACCGGCCCCCTCCGCCAGCACGGGACCGCGGTCCGCTGGGATACTCCGCACTGGGGCATCGAGATTCCGGCGGACTGCGCGTCCCTCCTCTACCAGTCGGCCCGCGAGGCCCTGAGCAACGCCTATAAATACTCGGACGCGTCCCGCCTGACCGTCCAGCTCGCCGCCGTGGACCACGGGATCCGCCTGGTGGTGTCCGACGACGGCACGGGCTTTGACAGCGAGCTCGCCACCTGCGGGCGGCACCACGGCTACGGACTGCGGCTCATGGCGGTGGCCGTGCACGAAGCGGGCGGCTCGTTGGATATCCGCTCCAGTCCGGGGCACGGCACCAGCGTCACGGTGACGCTGCCGCTCGATTAA
- a CDS encoding NADPH-dependent FMN reductase: MAPFKIGYFVGSLATGSINRVLSQALIKLAPEELEFTEIPIRDLPLYSYDYDADFPPEGRALKEAIEASDGILFVSPEYNRSIPGALKNAIDWGSRPWGTNSFARKPTGIIGASVGSIGTAVMQSSFRSVLSFLDAPQLNAPEAYIHYSAAVFGEGGEVKDEGTAKFLRHYMEEYSAFVARVLAANAPGHIGDLELDEEKLTR, encoded by the coding sequence ATGGCACCGTTCAAAATCGGATATTTCGTGGGGAGCCTCGCCACCGGCTCCATCAACCGGGTCCTCTCCCAGGCTTTGATCAAACTGGCTCCGGAGGAGCTGGAGTTCACCGAGATTCCCATCAGGGACCTACCCCTGTACAGCTACGACTACGACGCCGACTTTCCGCCCGAAGGCCGCGCCCTCAAGGAGGCCATCGAAGCCTCGGACGGAATCCTTTTTGTGTCCCCCGAATACAACCGTTCCATCCCCGGGGCCCTCAAGAACGCCATCGACTGGGGCTCCCGGCCCTGGGGGACCAACTCATTCGCCCGCAAGCCCACCGGCATCATCGGAGCATCCGTGGGCAGCATCGGCACTGCGGTGATGCAGTCCTCGTTCCGCAGCGTCCTCAGCTTCCTGGACGCCCCGCAGCTGAACGCCCCGGAAGCCTACATCCACTACAGCGCTGCCGTGTTCGGTGAGGGCGGCGAGGTCAAGGATGAGGGGACCGCCAAGTTCCTGCGCCACTACATGGAGGAGTACAGCGCCTTCGTTGCCCGCGTCCTGGCCGCGAACGCGCCCGGCCACATCGGCGACCTTGAACTGGATGAGGAGAAGCTCACCAGGTAG